A single region of the Pyricularia oryzae 70-15 chromosome 4, whole genome shotgun sequence genome encodes:
- a CDS encoding STE/STE20/PAKA protein kinase translates to MASQNNMYSSGQFMNPGPAPRPPTDRPRLNLTPSQNLPGNMANMSLNSPGMGRGQFGGGSSVYGGSTISLPLSRAASNTDGLGGVAVIKEGWAQVKESKNFINPWKQKYLILRKEALDFHKQEGSKSSYTLYLKDVINVGRVEAAGTIFEVKRQSNGTSTSPGEDDGTVRTLQIKVKSDDDLYEWIDFIYARCPGMGGVSNPTNFSHAVHVGFDPQTGEFVGLPPEWSKLLNSSAITKEDYERNPQAVFEVLDFYSDLTKRNDNPAQYSSLTPTPPAGAMPNKQLGYSTGANVAPPRQMQQQQQPMQRTNNYPNMSGGGLPPNASGARGPSPPDPQQQQRQQMQNMSSNYINQGDPNRDAERQRQAEAAQRQRMMEIEEQNRRDLEAYNASIPQTKKPIAQQEIGGYGGAPSSSADRFNPNRAPPPAPKPTAQQSNLQAQRPAPRAPNAAGGPRPGISQQNSSQNVRDPASQQQQRVPPRNDQSPNAQRYPNGGPAPQPRTNGQPQNQQPSRLPAPVKPLNVAPKPAAQSDAVRAAEAALTAKPPAQERQKDVRMSTMSETEVMAKLKEAVSKDDPNLSYSKQKKIGQGASGSVYVAKVKETAVSPIARELLREQGSRAQVAIKQMDLAHQPRKELIVNEIMVMKDSTHRNIVNYLDAFLRNNYSELWVVMEYMEGGALTDVIDNNPVITEEQISTICLETCQGLQHLHSQSIIHRDIKSDNVLLDARGNVKITDFGFCAKLTESKSKRATMVGTPYWMAPEVVKQKEYGPKVDIWSLGIMAIEMIESEPPYLNEEPLKALYLIATNGTPRLKNPAKLSKELKAFLSVCLCVDVKSRASAKELLEHDFLKHGCPLGSLSDLLAFKKHAK, encoded by the exons CATGTATTCGTCGGGTCAGTTCATGAACCCTGGACCTGCCCCCCGGCCGCCGACGGACAGACCGCGATTGAACCTCACGCCCAGTCAAAACCTACCTGGCAACATGGCCAACATGAGTTTGAACTCGCCCGGAATGGGTAGGGGCCAGTTCGGCGGCGGGTCGAGTGTCTACGGCGGGTCGACCATATCACTACCACTGAGTCGAGCTGCGTCCAACACAGACGGCCTGGGTGGGGTCGCCGTCATCAAGGAAGGTTGGGCGCAGGTtaaagaaagcaaaaactTTATCAACCCGTGGAAGCAGAAGTATCTTATCCTGCGAAAGGAGGCCCTTGATTTCCACAAACAAGAGGGGAGCAAATCATCGTATACACTCTACCTCAAGGATGTGATCAATGTTGGTCGTGTAGAAGCAGCGGGCACCATTTTCGAGGTCAAGCGCCAGTCCAATGGCACATCAACGAGCCCCGGCGAGGATGATGGGACAGTGAGGACGCTGCAGATCAAGGTCAAAAGCGACGATGATCTGTACGAGTGGATAGACTTCATCTACGCGCGGTGCCCTGGTATGGGAGGAGTGAGCAACCCAACAAACTTCTCCCATGCAGTGCACGTCGGATTCGACCCCCAGACTGGCGAGTTTGTTGGCTTGCCACCAGAGTGGTCCAAGCTATTGAACTCCTCCGCCATTACCAAGGAAGATTATGAGAGGAATCCTCAAGCCGTGTTTGAAGTTCTAGATTTCTACTCAGACCTCACCAAGCGTAACGATAACCCCGCTCAGTACTCGAGTCTCACCCCGACGCCCCCGGCCGGCGCCATGCCAAACAAGCAACTAGGCTACAGTACCGGAGCGAACGTTGCTCCCCCGAGGcagatgcagcagcagcagcagcctatGCAGCGCACTAACAACTATCCAAACATGTCTGGTGGTGGGTTACCGCCCAACGCATCTGGTGCCCGTGGGCCTTCCCCGCCCGatccccagcagcagcagaggcaGCAGATGCAGAACATGTCTTCTAATTATATCAATCAAGGGGATCCGAACCGTGACGCGGAACGGCAGAGGCAGGCCGAGGCAGCTCAGCGACAGCGCATGATGGAGATCGAGGAGCAGAACCGTCGCGATCTCGAGGCCTACAATGCTTCTATTCCGCAGACGAAGAAGCCGATAGCACAGCAAGAGATCGGTGGGTACGGCGGAGCGCCTTCTTCATCTGCAGACCGTTTCAACCCCAACAGGGCACCTCCTCCTGCGCCCAAGCCTACAGCTCAACAATCCAACCTCCAAGCACAGCGTCCTGCTCCACGAGCCCCGAACGCCGCCGGTGGTCCACGACCTGGAATCTCGCAACAAAACAGTTCACAAAACGTGCGGGATCCTGCatcacagcaacaacagcgtGTCCCACCTCGCAACGACCAGTCCCCGAATGCGCAGAGGTATCCCAACGGTGGACCCGCACCCCAGCCTCGCACCAACGGTCAACCCCAGAACCAACAGCCATCGCGCTTGCCTGCGCCTGTTAAACCTCTCAATGTCGCGCCCAAGCCTGCAGCGCAATCTGATGCAGTCAGGGCGGCTGAGGCTGCGTTGACTGCGAAGCCGCCCGCACAGGAGCGGCAGAAGGACGTCCGCATGTCAACCATGTCGGAAACCGAGGTTATGGCTAAACTCAAGGAGGCCGTCTCAAAGGACGACCCGAACTTGTCGTACTCGAAGCAAAAGAAGATCGGTCAAGGAGCTTCCGGTTCGGTCTATGTGGCCAAGGTCAAGGAGACGGCAGTCTCCCCTATTGCTCGCGAGCTTCTTCGCGAGCAAGGCTCTAGGGCTCAGGTCGCCATCAAGCAAATGGACCTGGCTCACCAGCCCCGTAAGGAACTTATTGTCAACGAAATCATGGTAATGAAGGACAGCACACACCGTAATATTGTCAACTACCTCGACGCATTTCTTCGAAACAACTACAGTGAGCTGTGGGTGGTTATGGAGTACATGGAGGGTGGCGCTTTAACCGACGTTATTGACAACAACCCTGTTATTACTGAGGAGCAAATCTCTACCATTTGCCTGGAG ACTTGTCAGGGACTGCAGCACTTGCACTCGCAGAGCATCATCCACCGTGATATCAAGAGTGACAACGTGCTTCTGGATGCCAGGGGTAACGTCAAGATTA CCGATTTTGGTTTTTGCGCAAAGCTCACCGAGTCCAAGTCGAAGCGAGCCACTATGGTCGGAACTCCTTACTGGATGGCGCCTGAGGTCGTCAAGCAGAAGGAGTACGGTCCCAAGGTTGATATTTGGTCTCTGGGTATCATGGCGATAGAGATGATCGAATCCGAACCGCCGTACTTGAACGAGGAGCCTCTCAAGGCGCTGTATCTGATTGCTACTAACGGGACACCTCGCCTCAAGAACCCGGCCAAGCTGAGCAAAGAGCTGAAGGCTTTCTTGTCTGTCTGCCTCTGTGTCGATGTCAAGAGTCGAGCATCTGCCAAGGAACTTCTTGAACATGACTTCTTGAAGCATGGTTGCCCTCTAGGTAGCTTGTCTGACCTCCTCGCCTTCAAGAAGCATGCCAAATAA
- a CDS encoding ubiquitin C-terminal hydrolase L3 — protein sequence MSATTNNPGAHYDDKGKKTFVPLENNPAVFNDLVHRLGLSSELGFYDVYSIDEPDLLAFVPRPVHALIFIVPAPVYYRVREHDGSEEITYDKAGEQEPVMWFEQTIGHACGLYSLIHAVANGSARQHIKRDSLIDKILAEALPLKRAQRADILYNSKALEDAHMSCAVGGDSIVPEATEPVGYHFITFAKGKDGHLWELEGSWDPIDRGVLDDSDDMLSEKALKLGIRKFLHECQATGMIEFSIVALATRPEVDDN from the exons ATGTCCGCAACGACGAACAATCCTGGGGCTCATTACGAtgacaagggcaagaagacTTTTGTGCCTCTCGAGAACAACCCTGCCGTCTTCAACGACCTCGTCCACCGCCTGGGTCTCTCTTCCGAGCTCGGCTTCTACGATGTCTATTCCATCGACGAGCCAGATCTGCTCGCCTTCGTCCCACGGCCCGTGCATGCTTTGATATTCATCGTCCCTGCTCCTGTCTACTATCGCGTCAGAGAGCATGACGGCAGTGAAGAAATCACATACGACAAGGCTGGCGAGCAAGAACCTGTCATGTGGTTCGAGCAGACCATCGGCCATGCCTGCGGGCTTTACTCGCTCATACACGCCGTCGCAAACGGAAGTGCTAGGCAACATATCAAGCGAGACTCTCTGATCGATAAGATTTTGGCTGAAGCCTTGCCGTTGAAGCGTGCCCAGCGCGCCGACATCCTCTACAACTCCAAAGCACTTGAGGATGCGCACATGTCTTGTGCGGTTGGTGGCGACTCCATTGTTCCGGAAGCTACTGAGCCCGTGGGCTACCACTTTATCACTTTTGCCAAGGGCAAGGATGGTCACCTGTGGGAACTGGAGGGCAGCTGGGATCCCATCGATCGTGGCGTTCTAGACGACTCCGACGATATGCTGAGCGAGAAGGCGCTGAAGCTGGGAATTCGGAAGTTTCTGCACGAGTGTCAAGCCACCGGG ATGATCGAGTTCTCCATCGTTGCTTTGGCGACGCGTCCAGAGGTCGACGATAATTAG
- a CDS encoding curved DNA-binding protein gives MASEDKEIDYTLNNPDTLTKYKTAAQISEKVLKDVSALCVAGAKIVEICEKGDQLIEEEVAKVYRGKKITKGFSHPTTVSPSSYVTPYTPLKTDEAEAATELKAGEAVKIQLGAQIDGFGSIVCDTILVPKEGEGVVTGRDADLMLANYYANELLLRLMVPPGLLAQGTDEEKAKAAAAKPHTQSKITSLLEKVAKAYEVNLVESTTSWLFGRNEIEGTKKIVIAPGEGAKGEGVPEVGEVWGVEMGVSLGSGKVKQLDQRATLHRRTTTTYGLKRPTSRKILSEVQKKFGTFPFSLRQLEDERDAKSGVVECVRGNVFRQYELVGDKDGAAVARLLTTLAITKNGITKLGAAPPLDLSKYQTDKKIEDEEVLKILEQPLSRNTGNKKKKPKKKTKKPATKKEGEESEEESDE, from the exons ATGGCGTCTGAGGACAAGGAAATCg ACTACACCCTCAACAACCCCGACACCCTCACCAAGTACAAGACCGCTGCCCAGATTTCTGAGAAGGTCCTCAAGGATGTCTCTGCTCTCTGCGTTGCTGGCGCCAAAATTGTCGAGATCTGCGAGAAGGGAGACCAGCTGATCGAGGAGGAGGTCGCCAAGGTGTACAGAGGAAAGAAGATCACCAAAG GCTTCTCGCACCCCACGACTGTCTCGCCCAGCTCCTATGTGACACCTTACACCCCCCTCAAGACCGACGAGGCAGAGGCCGCTACGGAGCTCAAGGCGGGCGAGGCCGTCAAGATCCAGCTTGGCGCCCAGATCGACGGATTCGGATCGATTGTGTGCGACACCATCCTCGTGCCCAAGGAAGGCGAGGGTGTCGTGACGGGCCGCGACGCCGACCTGATGCTGGCGAACTACTACGCCAATGAGCTGCTCCTGCGCCTGATGGTGCCCCCTGGACTGcttgcccagggcaccgacgaggagaaggccaaggccgccgccgcgaagCCGCACACCCAGTCCAAGATCACCAGCCTTCTGGAGAAGGTCGCCAAGGCCTATGAGGTTAACCTTGTCGAGAGCACCACCTCATGGCTTTTTGGCCGGAATGAAATTGAGGGCACAAAGAAGATTGTCATCGCCCCTGGTGAGGGAGCCAAGGGTGAAGGTGTCCCCGAGGTCGGTGAGGTCTGGGGTGTTGAGATGGGCGTCAGCTTGGGGTCTGGTAAAGTGAagcagctggatcagagagCCACCCTGCACCGCCGTACCACCACTACCTACGGCCTGAAGCGCCCGACTTCGAGGAAGATTCTTTCGGAGGTACAGAAGAAGTTCGGCACTTTCCCCTTCAGCTTGAGGCAGCTTGAGGACGAGCGTGACGCAAAGTCGGGAGTCGTCGAGTGCGTGCGTGGCAACGTTTTCCGCCAGTACGAGCTCGTTGGCGACAAAGATGGTGCAGCGGTTGCAAGGTTGTTGACCACCCTTG CCATCACCAAGAACGGTATCACCAAGCTGGGAGCTGCCCCGCCCCTGGACTTGAGCAAGTACCAGACAGACAAGAAaatcgaggacgaggaggtccTCAAGATCTTGGAGCAGCCCCTGTCGCGCAACACCGgtaacaagaagaagaagccaaagaagaagacCAAGAAGCCTGCGACTAAGAAGGAGGGAGAAGAGAGTGAGGAGGAGAGCGACGAGTAG
- a CDS encoding transcription regulatory protein SNF5: MATSDPSNATPPGPGIDVGAASVDNAVNSGQSAAASVAGSSSSSSAAPAASSDPSAPAQKRSSSPPAKTLPVRTKESLQEYVLNRIMARDKVAHEAFVKTEERARAAMDRLHRKVEDYETVHAHKNEFTPSRMYGQGYNGFGNGTTDDPAGPRIIYPKNKPRPGKRTTEPLKWRKKDMRKQAEQHEELVPIRIDVDYDKVKLRDTFTWNLHDRLVSVDLFARQLLEDLGLTPQKDPTLYSPVLTQVGRQILDQLEDFYPSVCSDEDALDPELPYSAYKNDEMRILVKLNITIGQVTLVDQFEWEINNPINSPEEFANSMSRDLSLSGEFATAIAHCIREQSQLFTKSLYSIGHPFDGRPVEDPDLVAAFLPSPIPSVFRPQQQAKEYAPYLYELTDADLERNEVIFSREQRRQKRSVNRRGGPQLPDLKERQRTVRTLVVSSVLPGAATSVDESRLYKRVPAGPGPGGRRKGLREGDLSDSDDSEDSAPDSPAMSQLVGTARTRGMRGAATAAQQRMANLGRSETPESGTILYHDARPSRRLNPREARESTEDTPSLVVKLTVSRDRLKRLLDGERVKPSIPVGLRTPGMPQRTPGAMGPPSTPATSSQNLVATPSGVQSLPPGQFGRLPAPRPPIGDPAPTAPPVPDWLVASLRELQQLYPSDMFEGTMRYCALKAETNQVVAAPPLDQPAPPELVFYYLPRIRCLDCPGKVYTPGPDTSVINFEVHLKNRGHREKVDQRVGRPTAPRNPSASAPRPSASQSPAPRAPSA; encoded by the exons ATGGCAACCTCGGATCCCTCCAACGCCacgcctcccggccctggtaTTGATGTCGGCGCTGCCTCCGTCGACAATGCTGTGAACTCGGGGCAGTCAGCGGCCGCGTCCGTCGCTGgttcatcgtcatcatcttCCGCCGCGCCCGCTGCCAGCTCCGACCCATCGGCCCCCGCTCAGAAGCGTTCTTCTTCGCCTCCTGCCAAGACTTTGCCCGTGAGGACGAAGGAGTCCCTCCAGGAATATGTCCTCAATCGCATAATGGCTCGGGACAAGGTGGCCCACGAGGCTTTTGTCAAAACGGAAGAGCGGGCGAGGGCGGCAATGGACAGGCTACACAGAAAGGTCGAGGActatgaaacagtacacgcGCATAAAAACGAGTTTACACCAAGTCGCATGTACGGCCAGGGCTACAACGGCTTTGGGAACGGCACCACCGACGATCCCGCCGGTCCGCGCATCATCTATCCCAAAAACAAGCCGAGACCTGGCAAGAGGACAACCGAGCCGCTCAAGTGGCGGAAGAAGGACATGCGCAAGCAGGCCGAACAACATGAAGAGCTTGTGCCTATAAGGATCGATGTCGACTATGACAAGGTCAAACTTCGAGACACTTTTACCTGGAACCTTCACGATCGCCTGGTATCGGTGGACCTTTTTGCGCGCCAGTTATTGGAAGATCTAGGCCTGACGCCACAGAAGGATCCAACGTTGTActcgcccgttttaacaCAGGTTGGCCGCCAGATCCTCGACCAGCTAGAAGATTTCTATCCCAGTGTCTGTTCGGACGAGGATGCATTAGACCCTGAGCTGCCATACTCTGCATACAAGAATGATGAGATGAGGATTCTTGTGAAGCTAAATATCACAATAGGGCAGGTTACCTTGGTGGACCAGTTCGAATGGGAAATCAACAACCCCATAAATTCACCCGAGGAATTTGCGAACAGCATGTCGCGGGATCTGTCATTATCAGGCGAGTTTGCGACGGCTATAGCGCACTGCATACGAGAGCAGAGTCAGCTTTTCACCAAGAGCTTGTACAGCATAGGCCACCCGTTCGATGGTCGTCCGGTGGAGGATCCCGATCTGGTCGCTGCGTTCCTGCCATCTCCGATTCCATCTGTCTTTAGACCGCAACAGCAAGCCAAGGAGTATGCGCCTTACCTTTACGAGCTCACAGACGCCGACTTGGAGCGTAACGAGGTTATATTCTCTCGCGAACAACGGAGACAGAAGCGCTCAGTCAACCGTCGTGGAGGGCCACAGTTACCAGATCTCAAAGAACGTCAGCGCACTGTCCGCACGCTCGTTGTATCCTCAGTGCTGCCCGGTGCCGCCACGAGCGTGGATGAGAGCAGGCTGTACAAGAGGGTTCCTGCTGGTCCTGGACCCGGAGGGCGCAGGAAGGGATTACGGGAGGGTGATCTGTCGGACTCGGACGACAGCGAAGACTCAGCGCCAGATTCGCCCGCCATGTCCCAGCTGGTTGGTACCGCTCGAACCCGCGGTATGCGCGGCGCGGCGACCGCGgcgcagcagaggatggCGAACTTGGGCCGCTCAGAGACGCCGGAGTCGGGCACGATATTATACCATGATGCGCGCCCATCTAGGCGTCTCAACCCGCGTGAGGCCAGAGAATCTACGGAGGATACCCCGAGCTTGGTCGTGAAACTCACTGTTTCGAGGGATCGGCTCAAGAGGCTCCTCGACGGCGAGAGGGTCAAACCGTCCATACCGGTCGGTCTACGAACACCAGGCATGCCTCAGCGGACCCCGGGTGCCATGGGCCCTCCATCAACGCCAGCGACATCCTCACAAAACTTGGTAGCCACACCTTCCGGTGTACAGTCGTTGCCGCCAGGGCAATTTGGCCGGCTTCCCGCACCACGCCCACCAATAGGCGATCCTGCCCCGACAGCG CCTCCTGTTCCTGACTGGCTCGTGGCGAGCCTTCGAGAACTGCAACAATTGTACCCCAGCGACATGTTCGAGGGCACCATGAGGTATTGCGCACTCAAGGCCGAGACCAATCAGGTAGTAGCCGCGCCGCCCTTGGATCAGCCAGCACCTCCGGAACTTGTTTTCTACTACCTCCCGCGCATCCGATGTCTTGACTGTCCTGGCAAGGTGTATACCCCAGGTCCGGACACGTCAGTCATCAATTTTGAGGTGCATCTCAAGAACCGTGGACACCGCGAGAAGGTGGACCAACGCGTAGGAAG GCCTACTGCCCCACGCAATCCTTCCGCTTCGGCCCCTCGACCATCGGCCTCTCAATCACCTGCTCCCCGGGCGCCCTCGGCATAG
- a CDS encoding Poly(A) polymerase pla1 encodes METERQLGVTPPVSVHLPTEEEKQATDSLLAELRAQNSFEGPVETEKRFAVLRSLQEIADAFVKTVARKKEPDNAVLIKDARGKVFAYGSLRLGVWGPGSDIDTLVVAPRYVTREDYFEHFPGLLVEMAPPNAITDLSVVVDAFVPIIKFEFSGISIDLIFSRIATMKQLPADPNWNLSDSNLLRGLDEKELRSVNGTRVTDEIISLVPEQNVFRTALRAIKLWAQRRAIYGNIVGFPGGVAWAMLVARVCQLYPRATASVVVNKFFCILMKWPWPQPVLLKAIEDGPLQARIWNPKIYPGDRYHLMPIITPAYPSMCATFNITKSSKDVIGRELVKAADLTNLIMVGKLPWKDLFQKHTFFTKDFKYYIQVIAASKDKESHKLWSGFVESKVRLLVQGLERHESIAVARPFIKGYDRSHRYYDDSQFNQILEGSLANLCQDKDPQPEAKPEVPVKEEPVSNGTHTNGIAVKDEVAIKQEGHARIKSEDCVDPQPLTENIPGFKGPSSDMYTTTFYIGLELRPEAKSLDLSFQVNDFKWLCYDWAKYKEDLTELCFVNIKDLRSFALPDDIFGPGETKPVKRLVKKKVPVDRKRPANEDNQAPAKRHQPATVGSGV; translated from the exons ATGGAGACCGAACGACAGCTAGGCGTCACGCCTCCAGTCTCGGTTCACCTACCAACAGAGGAGGAAAAGCAGGCAACAGATTCCCTTCTAGCCGAGCTACGTGCCCAGAATTCTTTTGAAGGCCCTGTAGAGACTGAGAAAAG ATTCGCCGTGCTTCGCTCGTTACAAGAAATCGCCGATGCCTTCGTTAAGACTGTAGCCCGGAAAAAGGAGCCAGACAATGCGGTGCTGATCAAAGATGCCCGGGGAAAGGTCTTTGCATATGGCAGTCTCCGACTCGGAGTCTGGGGGCCGGGCTCGGATATCGACACATTGGTTGTGGCTCCACGATACGTCACACGAGAGGACTACTTCGAACACTTCCCCGGCTTGCTGGTGGAAATGGCACCGCCAAATGCCATCACAGATCTTTCTGTCGTCGTTGATGCGTTCGTTCCCATCATCAAGTTCGAGTTCTCCGGTATTAGCATCGATTTGATCTTTTCCAGGATCGCCACGATGAAGCAACTACCCGCAGATCCCAACTGGAACCTCAGTGATTCCAATCTCCTTCGCGGTCTTGATGAGAAGGAGTTGCGATCCGTCAACGGCACCAGGGTCACCGACGAGATCATCAGCCTAGTTCCCGAGCAAAACGTCTTCAGAACTGCCCTACGAGCGATCAAGCTCTGGGCCCAACGTCGCGCAATCTATGGAAACATTGTCGGTTTCCCCGGAGGTGTAGCTTGGGCAATGCTGGTGGCTCGGGTTTGCCAGCTGTACCCCCGCGCGACAGCATCCGTTGTTGTCAACAAGTTCTTTTGCATCCTCATGAAGTGGCCATGGCCCCAGCCGGTGCTTCTAAAGGCTATAGAAGACGGACCTTTGCAAGCCAGGATATGGAACCCGAAG ATATATCCTGGCGACAGATATCACCTCATGCCAATCATAACACCAGCATATCCGTCCATGTGTGCGACCTTCAACATCACAAAATCTTCTAAAGATGTGATTGGAAGAGAGTTGGTCAAGGCCGCGGACCTGACCAACCTAATCATGGTCGGCAAATTGCCCTGGAAGGACCTTTTCCAAAAGCACACATTCTTCACCAAGGACTTCAAGTACTACATCCAAGTGATCGCTGCcagcaaggacaaggagTCGCACAAGCTTTGGTCCGGCTTCGTGGAGTCTAAGGTTCGACTCTTGGTTCAAGGCCTCGAAAGGCACGAGTCCATTGCAGTTGCTCGCCCGTTTATCAAGGGTTACGATCGATCCCATCGATACTACGACGACTCCCAGTTCAACCAAATTTTGGAGGGTAGTTTAGCAAACCTCTGCCAAGACAAAGACCCTCAACCAGAAGCAAAGCCAGAGGTTCCCGTCAAGGAAGAGCCTGTGTCTAACGGGACTCATACCAATGGTATTGCTGTGAAGGATGAGGTTGCTATAAAGCAAGAGGGACACGCCAGGATAAAATCCGAAGATTGCGTCGATCCTCAACCTCTGACAGAAAACATACCCGGATTCAAGGGCCCATCATCAGACATGTATACCACCACATTCTACATTGGGTTGGAACTCAGGCCAG AAGCCAAATCTTTAGATTTGTCCTTTCAGGTAAACGACTTTAAGTGGCTTTGCTATGACTGGGCCAAATACAAAGAGGATCTCACCGAACTTTGCTTCGTCAACATCAAGGACCTCCGGTC ATTTGCACTTCCCGACGATATTTTCGGTCCGGGCGAGACCAAACCTGTGAAACGGCTTGTTAAGAAGAAGGTCCCGGTAGACAGGAAACGCCCCGCCAACGAA GACAACCAAGCTCCTGCGAAACGCCATCAACCCGCCACGGTCGGTAGTGGTGTTTGA